Genomic window (Arachis hypogaea cultivar Tifrunner chromosome 13, arahy.Tifrunner.gnm2.J5K5, whole genome shotgun sequence):
AAGTAACCATAAGCTTTCAAGCTATAGAACAAACACACAAATTGAACAGTACAAAGTACCCTTTTCATGTAAGGAGAATTTGCACATCACTGAATATGAAGATAAGTAATTTATAGAAAAACTAAAGGGATAAAACAAAACACATTATTGTAATGTAATGTATCGTAGAACAAAGGGATAAAAATGAAGGTAAAAGACATCACAGTCATTGTATCAAACATGTGGTGATCATTACCCCAAGTGGTGCCAATACAGAAGGCCTTCTCCTTCTGCACTTCCAAACACTCctgccaaataaataaataaacagggAGTTTAAAAACGAATTAGAATTAGTATTCATAATTTCATCTGAATCAGAAGTGAAAGCGTGAAGAAGCTGAGATGTTCACCTTGTCGAGATCCTCACGAGAACGAGAGGTTCTCGTAGTTCTTGTACTGCTTCAGTCGAGTCTCGCGGTACTTCTGTAGCTGTGGTTAAGCTTCACCCATGGAATCCATTATATATCCTTCCCATGGAGCTTCAGCACAGCCACACGCAGGAGGAGACAGAGACCGGCGACGCAGGAGGAAAAACATAGCGTTACGGGTTTCAGCCATGGAGGAAGGAGCGACGTTTGAAGGCTTACGAGAGAGTGAGCACGACAGAGGCTTTGAGACGGAGGGAGCGTCGATGGAGGGAGCGGCGAAGCAGGGGTTGGAAGCGCGACAAAGTTCTGGAATTAGGGTTGGAGGCGCGACGAAGCTCTGGGGTTAGGGTTGGATGCGGCGGCGGAGGGAGCCCGTGCGACGCAAGGTACGACGGAGAGAGATCTGTGACGTCAGCGGCGGACGAAGCTGGTGTGATGGAGAGAATAAGCAACTCGGTGACGGAGAGAGGAACAAGCTCGTTTGATATGGGTAGAGTGTAAATGGATCGAGTGGATAGAAATAAGATTAGGGTTATCTCAATATTTATCCACggaaaatttaaattacagacggattttccgtctgtaaccatttttcacggaaaaaaaattaatttttttgatggAATTATcgacgaatttttttttttgtctgtaatttatgttaattcatttttttggttttctaacaAAAAATCTTTCTAAAATTCTTTCTGTATTTCTGTGggataaaatttatcaaaaatatctgtctgtaataactagttttctagtagtgtaaGGTTTCTTTTACAAAGGTCAACTTCTTGGTCTTTTAACCAGCTAAAAGTCTCTTTTACCTTTTTTTATTCAAACCATAAAATtaggaatttgaaatttgaatattggCTTGATCGAAGAAGGAAGAGCAGCACAAACTTACTTGCTTACTGATGATCCCAAATTTAAACTTTTAGATTTGTGCTTTGGCTCCAAATAACAACATCAATCATTGATTTATAGCAAAAAAATTTTGTCACcactttcattaatttttttcaaaataatggtgtataaaaaggaaaaaatatgaagtaattgactttcatattaaaaaaaattaattaccttTAACTTCTCTAAATTCTGCTGAATTTGCTTTTAATGCACTTGATTTaacattaactttttttattagttttttctttcttctactttgatatttgaattaaaaaGTGAGCTCTTTCATGTCTGACCAATACCCGAAATGAACAAACGTTGGGACTTAACTCAACTAAGGGTTGTTTTACTTTTGCTTGGGCTGAGTTGgtataaatcatttttcattcagtAGCCTTGAATGCATTTGGTTTCATATGTTTGGACTGCAAAAATAATTTGAACCTAAACACTAAATCAACAATATTAAACCCACTTAAGGTTTTAAGTTATTAACCCAAATTAATatatttgtcatcattaatttgttatttatttttctaaactcAACATAAACCTATACTTTAAgttctacaaaataaaaaatttttaaaaattaataatatcaactatttaaaaaattagttttcaatatttttattaaaaaataaattttagaataatcTATAACTtatgtctaattttttatttaacttattttttattataaattttaaatatttaataattttttatttttatatttttaaaattaaatattaatttttaactttttttaataagtTAAACAAATACTCTTAGACACTATAGCAATCTATACAGGCACGGATTGAGTAACAAGCATGAGGGGCACTTACTTCTATACAGGCACGGATCGAGTAACAAGCATGAGGGGCACTTACTccattgtgttttttattttttttaaaaaaaatagttatatataatgtgtttctattttaaattttaaatgactctattacaaataaattaaattcaatggtCAAAGTTTTAAGTtcacttttttttctattattttgactattatttaacctaattaaatttagtttttgtGTCATcacttttttattctctttaatatttttcttatctttatattttcAACCTTCTTTTTTTATTCCTTATCTAGTGATcatctttttttatcaaaagataaattttaaattctttatgtttttttatatagCTCTCTATGACTTTATGTATCTTccaatttcattgtttctctttttaaaattttcaattacaaattttaattcaaatagttatagtttttaggtattaatctaatgttttattttcttcatgactttatatattttattttattttcaatttattcatccttattatttgttttatatcttttgttctattatatgtacctatattacatataaaattttaaaatgaattgattaatttactaatttaaaatatattttttatttttaaaaataataataaaaaatatttcaatattacaatacataattaaacatgcataaaatcttttatctaatattatatcaaaattaaattaaaaatatataacaaatttgattattttaaaaggaaattaaaaaaattataaattatatttctactattttatataaacatactatacaaatttaatttttctagtgtttatatataattttagtttcaaattataaatactagtgtaTCATTAATCGCTAATATGCTAattaattcagatttttattattaaatatgtataaaaaattagttagataacaaattttctataatttaataaaaatattttaaatttaaatttttaaaataaaaaatatattttttataaattatatataataaataatattttaaaaataaaaatattcactaactttttaaatttttatatctctatataattaataatattcaacaaattttattttaatgtatatatttttaactccacctttaaaattttttgtcacTGATTAGTGATTCCATAAGCATTAAGCATACGTATAAGGCTAGAAGTGTACGTGCGTTTCTGGAAATTTCCACGGAGATCGAGATACACTTCACTGACACCTACGAACTATAAACAGTTAAAACGAAAGTGTTCATTCATACACACTTATTTCCTTGCCAATACCATTATATCATTTGTTCAATCAACTGACACAACAGAAAAAACAGCAAAagtgaagagaaagagagagatgggTGTGGATTATTACAAGATCTTGCAGGTTGATAAGAATGCAAAGGATGAAGACTTGAAGAAGGCTTATAGGAAACTTGCCATGAAGTGGCACCCTGATAAGAACCCCAACAACAAAAAAGATGCTGAAGCTAAGTTCAAGCAGATTTCTGAAGCCTACGAGGTATCTTTCTTCTTATGGCAATTGCAAACTTTTAACCTTTTTTAATCGGAATTTGTAGTGAAAAACTGAACTGAGTAGAACTTTGAACCCGGATCATGCTTACTTTTTTGTATGTGATCCTTACAGTTGATACTGCTGatattctttcttttatcctGAGATGATGGTTGAATGGTGAATATGAAAGATTTATCTATCTGGATTGTGGTTTTATCTTCTTAATACTCttataactttatttatttttcctcttccagaaacCAGGATCAAAACAGGGCAATCTGAAAGATGCTTATTATGTTTTGGATTTTCTTGTAATTCTATGTGATGCTAAATAGCTGATGGTTTGTCCTATCTGAAAGGGTAGAGCAAATTTTGTAGCTTTTACCAAATTGTAGTAGAAAAGGAGTTGGATTCAATAAACAGTTTGATGATAGTAATGCTTACTTTGTTCCCATTATGAATATCATAGGTTCTTAGTGATCCTCAGAAGAGAGCTATCTATGACCAGTATGGGGAGGAGGGGCTTAAGGGACAGGTACCCCCTCCTGATGCCGGTGGACCTGGTGCAGGTGCTGGAACTACTTTCTTTTCGACCGGAGATTTCCCAGGAGGATCATTTCGGTTCAATCCCCGGAGTGCAGACGACATTTTTGCAGAATTCTTTGGGTTTTCAAGCCCGTTTGGTGGCTCCGGTGGGAGAGGAAGTGGCATGAGGTCGAGAGGATTTTCTAGTGGAATGTTTGGAGATGATATGTTTGGATCCTTTGGCGAAGGAGGAGGGGTGCATGTGAGCCATGGGGCGCCTCGCAAGGCGGCTACCATTGAGAACAAGTTGCCCTGTACCCTGGAGGAGATATACAGAGGGACCACCAAGAAGATGAAGATTTCTAGAGAAATTGTGGATGCTAGTGGGTGAGTAATAACATTTTCTATATGGTAGTAAATTAGAGCATGCATGCAatcattgaagaagaaattaactGCATTTTTGCATGTGTGCAGGAAAACCATGCCGGTAGAGGAGATATTGACCATCAACGTGAAGCCTGGTTGGAAGAAGGGCACGAAGATCACCTTCCCGGAGAAGGGAAACGAACAGGTGAACGTGACGCCAGCAGACCTCGTCTTCGTCATCGAAGAAAAGCCGCACGGCGTCTTCACTCGTGACGGAAACGATCTCATCGTGACGCACAAGATCACCCTCGTGGAAGCCTTGACCGGTTACACAGTGCGCCTCACCACACTGGATGGCAGAACCTTAAACATACCAATCAACACCGTGATTCATCCCAACTATGAGGAGCTTGTACCGAGAGAAGGCATGCCATTACCAAAGGATCCATCAAAGAAGGGCAACTTGAGAATAAGATTCAACATCAAGTTCCCAACCAGGCTCACTGATGAACAGAAATCAGGAATTAGGAAACTCTTGCCTGCATCAGCatcagaataaaaattaaaatatatattgatgACAGTCGTATACAAGctatttagagaaatattatacgtattatttttgtctttctttcaacatttttcatgttataaatataaatagatctctaaaaaatttttcttattttattacgTCTAGATTCTTGAAATTtacaaaaacaatatatatatatatatatatatatatatatatatatatatgtttttattttaatcaaattatttggacaaataaatctttaaagatatgaaaaaaaaagtatatatcttCTTTTTATAAAGTTTAGGaacattaatataataatttttttttagacaTGAAAACGTCTAATGCAATCTGTCAATTGTGTGAATTGAATTCGGTGGTTTGGTTGAGAAATTCAACTTTAATAGGATCAAATGGTATAAAAATTTTATGGAAAGGCGAGAAATGATTTGAGTACCCAACTCTCTGTACACTATGTTTAAGTATTAACACGTTATCATTCTCAGATTGACATGACCAAACTCACTCAAATAATACAAATCAAGTCTAGGAGATGATTTTGCTGTCCACGAATCTAATTTCTCCCAGCGATGCCATCATTTAACGAGAGGGGAGAACAAATTTCCTTGCACATTTTTGTATTCTACAAATTCTATCCCGAGTACCTACCCATTTACCTATTCCTACATTACTTgagcgcatatatatatatatatatattcagaaTTATCCTACAAACACTATGGTGTCACTTTATTCATGGCATGTTTCTTTAATCACTGGACTCTGATGAGGTTGAATCTGTTCCATTAGGATCCATGTTCTGGTCGGCATTTTCTCCGGCGTCAGTATCTGATTTGTGGCTTATATAATCTTCAACATCAACTTGTCCGTCTTCATCATCATTGTCATCAACGTCCTCATTTTCATCATCATCCACATTATGGTTGCTCCCCTCTACAAAGTTCTCAGATTTTCCACTAAATCCACCCTCATAtccatcattattatcatcaatTAGATATTCATACGCATCAACTGTTGACTGATAAATATCATTTTCATAGGCCAATTTTTCTGAGCTGCTAGCACTTCTAGCAGCAGCTTCCACTTCACTTCCATTCATCTTTTCATTGATAAAGATACCAGCTGTATACCCTGTGATATCATCTGGAGTGTCCTTCTCAACACCAGTGACACAGACCTTGACAGCCGGTTTCTGTCTACTTCGAACACTCCGACGAGCACGTACATTTTGTTCTGCATGCCTACATGATCTCCCTTTCCATCCAAGTAAATTTCCTATTCTCATGCTGCTAGAGGTCGTGCTTCTCTTTCTAGAATCATGTCTTGAACTAAGAACCCGTCCTTGTGATCTCCCACTCGCACAAGAATGGCTCCGGCCCTGTCGGGACCTTTGTCCTCTGCTGTAGCTTGCAAGGCCAGCACCAAGACCAACCATGTTTTCAACAGTATGCTTAACCTTATGCATGCTTTGTCCCTGCCGGGATCTTTGTCCCTGTTGGGACGTTTGTCCTCTTTCTTCAATTGCACTATCACGGCAAGATGATTTGGCAGAAGCATATTTTGTCGGAAGCTTCTGAAAGTGACAAGGACTGGCGTAAATTTTTCAACGAGAAAACATAATTTGATCAAAATTCTATTGATGGCATGCCAACCAACTCTAACTCAGAAACTCAAATATGGTTCCTATCGAATAAATATGTCTAAATTCATATAAAAGTTTACTATATTGAATCAGAAATACCCACCATAACAATTCcaattcttttatccttttcagACTCCATCTTCTGCTGAAAGGTGTAAGAGGTGCATGCATCGAGTTCCATGAGTCTCAGAGCCACCGCAGCTGTTGTGCACGGCACCCATGGAAGTATCCTTTCAGCACCTACAAAATCATTAGTTGGAGGACATCCAGAAGAACTTCTCGAACCCAGCAGCTCAGAGGTAGTTTCATAGTTTGAATCCAAATACTCCCTCTTTATAGCGCTTTCTAATACAGTTAATATCTGAAAGTGTAACACATTATTAACTGGTAAATAACAAGCTTAGAACAAAAGAATACATCACAGATACTCAAGTAGCTTCAGGCTATTAAAAAAGGAGGACAAACtgatttggattaaaaaaaaaaacccaaatctTAACACATTAGCAGAAATACTATACTTTGAGATGCTTAACTTACAAATAACTAGACATATACCCTTTTAGTTAGGTCAGAATAACTACACATATACAGATTACTATTTCAGAAGAAAGTGTTAACTTGTATACACCATAAAATTGCAATAGGGAAAATTTAAGAGATTATTGTCCACAATTTTACATTTAAGGCTATGTTATTTCCTCCGGGTACCAGTGTTCAAAACATGGCAAATCTATCAACCATAGTAATCACCTAGATTTCCTCCTGTAATCTTCGAAAAACATTTGGCAGCTACAAATTCAATTATTAACACTTAAACAGTCTTCAAAACCAACCATCAATTTAGCATTAGTTATACTTTTTGTAATGAGAAAGGAAGATCAAGGATTTATCATTGACAATATGATGACAACTATATGACAGGCCAGTATAAAAATGCTTAACAAGTAGCAAAACAAGTTGAAGTTCCAAAGCATGCTCTATCAAAGATATGTTGAAATATAACCTCCAGGAGGTCTTCAGTTGATGAGCAAGCATCCAGTTTTGTACACCATGATTTCCTATAACTGTTGGTCCAAATACCGTGAAAAGCTTCTTCGGGAACTGAAACCTACCACCATGGCTAAATATGATCAGTTGCAGACTTCCAGTGAACAAGAAacagaaacaaacaataaggaaACACATTATCTAAATGCTAAAAATCATTgccaaacaaaataaaagtagGTCATCACCTCAACAATTGACAATAAGACCTTCAGCAATCTCATTCTCAAAGGAAGATAAGATGAAACATGAAAATAATCAGTGTCAATCTTTGCCTTGCCGTGAGCATTGAGAGTTCTATTGCAGGAAGGGCATTTGATTCTATCAAAGAAATAAACATCATGACATGAATCACACACAGTCAACAGTTTGCTACGCCTCCTCTTCCCAAACTTCAAGGCACATAATATTGACGAATTTAGGCATTCATTTAGCATCCATTTCTCAAAGTCCTGATATCTCAGAAGAGCATCCCTGTTTTCAGCTTCATTTCTTCCAAGCTGAACTGCAAAAGATGTCGAGACCTCTGAAGCATCTGAATTATCGATGCACACAGATGTAGGATGGTGAATATCACTACAATAATTGTTCGTATCCACTTCAAAAGCTTCTGTCTTGAGCCTCTTGACAGTGTCCCCATTCTCCATTCTTGCATCACCATTATGGACATTCCTTCTAATAGATTCCTTGAACGCCATCTCAATACTTTGCAACATCATATGCAAGTGTGACTCCCTGATCCCACGTACATCCAACGAACCCAATAGGGAATCAAATCCCTGTAAGTAAATGGAATACATAAAAGAACCCAACTAGTTCATGACATGGATACAAAAAAATGCACATGCAACAGAAAGAATTAGTTCATGACATCAATGAGAATTAAACTTGATATCTAAATGCTCAAGAAATGAAGACATCAAACAACTTCCAATAAACAACAAACTTCATAACACTGAGGTGATCATTTCCACAAGCAAAACATCAGTAACAGACATCTCTTGGATAAAATACATCAGGCTAGACAGGGTGTGACGACTTAAACAATGAAAAATGCCGCCATATGGCACACAATGCTCACATGGAAATCATATAATGGACATCAATCTCACAGAAGCAATACCTTTTCAGAATCAATCAATTTCCAACAACCATCATGCAACTCCACAAAAATCCTGCCACAACCAGGATCATTTGGAGAAGCAGATGCAATGAACTGCCAGTATCGGTTATGTCTGCGATCCAAGCCAAGAGGCAATGTCCTATACATGTAGGTTTGTTCTGCCAAGTAACCAATGTAAGATTTTATATTTGACCTTGATTTTTCAGGAGCAAATCCAAATTGTTGAAGAGAATAATTATCTTGGTTAGCAGAACTTTGATGGAGCTGGTGGCTAACTTCTAATGAGGAACTCTCAATATGATTTGGATTTTCCAGTAGTTCGTTGATCTGATTGCACCGGCCAAGAGGGGTTAATAAAGCCTCGTCATTCTTGTTATCAACAGAAAGGAATGGCTTCTGTTTGTCCTCAAGTGATGGAAATGCACTATTTGATTCACTCCTGTTGCTGAAATTAGATACAGGATGCATCTTAACAAAGTAGTCCTCTTTGATACGACGTTTACCCAGCTGTGCTTCTGCCCACATCTGCTTCTTTAAAGCATTTGCAGCTTCTAGACGATCCtgaaatatctgctcatcagaaaACCATATATTTTTAAGGCAACCCACAACAATAGAAAATGATTTTAAAATGAGGAATACCTCAAGTGTAACACGAATTAAGTTCCCTTCAATTGCCACATTAACCAAAGCAACGAGAGCATTAAGACGCTCCTCAACACTGAGGTCAGAGTACTCTCCTTCCATCAACCCCTGTACCCACGACTCATCTGGAATGCTTTCATCAATATCCATACCTTCAAGATTAGGATTAGACACATCATTGCTGCAAACAGCAATATCACAAGAGGCACTAATCCCTTTGTGCATATCAATGCCTTCAGAAACAATTGACAGTATATCCTCATCCAGTTTCTCATGGTCATAGcaaccaagtgtttgagaaaccTTACCAGTGTCCTTTCTAATTCTCATTACGGTTTCTGAATTAAATTCTACAGAACTGAAACCCccattttttatattagtttcaGCTCCTAAATCATCAGTTTCAATATCTTCTGCTACATCACTTTCAGAATCATCTTCTCTTCCCCCCTCTTCTGCTTCACCAGCATCCATATATCCACTTTTGAATATCCTGATTCTTTCCCTGGCAGCTGAAAAAATTGCTTCAGCATCAGACAGATCCTTTCGATATGCAGGACGTACACAATACGTCAAAGGAGCTATCCTTTCAAATAGCTTTGTGTCTCTAGACAATGCAGCAGATATAGAAGCCTCTGGAGTTTTGCTTGTTGTAAGATCACGGAGCCCAGATTTCTAAAGAAAGAACATAGGAATGCCTGAATAATTCAGTTTCAAGAAGAAGACATCCAggaaaacataaaaagaaaataaaaaataaaataaattgcacAAAACACCTGAATTTTCTCTGCAACTTCCAATATATTGAGGCCATTGCTCCCTTCAACAGAAAGGACGTGAAATGCAGCAAATTTAACAGTTCCAGGAGTCAAGCGATGTCTTGATCTACTTGGCTTAGATAATCCCTTCTCTTGCATGATAGCAACTGCATTTTTTACTGCAGCTCCACTGCGTAGATGAGAGATTATGTCTTTACAATCATGACCCTGCACTTGCAACccgaagaaaataaagaaaaataccagTTTTTAAGAAATGCTTAGAATGTTTTTTGTTCCTAATATGTAATTTTTGGGTTAAATTACTCTGACAGTCCTATAGTTTAACCAAATTTGAAACTAAATCCCTATAATTTAAAAGCTTTTAATTGGGTTCTTATACTGTTTtgaattttgtaattaggtcatTGCTGCGCAAAAAATGATAAGAGTTAGCAGAatattcctctccaaattgaggCCTTTTTCCAGTATAACACTTTTTAAAACCTTTTACCAAAACGTGACCCTTTTCAAACTAGTGCCCTCGTATTTTTTTGGCACACTGACTCAGAGACGGCCAATCCAAATCTGTATTCCATGTAGAAAGCACCAATCACGAAAGCGCCTCCTATGCAAAAACGCTAAGTGTTTAGCACATTCCGCTATGGATATGCTGAAAGTAAAGGCGCATTCAAGTTGGAAACGCGAGACGAACAAGCACCTCGtggaataataatttttttatacataattaataattaaaaataagtaaattaataaattaatgttGATAAAAGTAGTGttacatttaaatatatttatcaatTTAACTAAGTTtaatatcataaataaatattgataaaaaatacaaaaaaaaaaactataatacaATATAACGAAATATATATTCTTAGTTAAAGAAAATTGTTACAATAAAATATAGTATTCCAAttaattatatgatattttttaatatactcatgataaaaaaaatattagataattgATCAgagtattattttataataaaaaaaattctaagatTATGTATTTCACCATTAGGTCTTTTAAAACCTTTTTGTTTTACATTTATTCATAACTTATTTATGGGAGTACTGTATTCcgtgattaaattttttttacccaAATATTTcgttaaattatattttagattAGCTGTGATTAATACTCATACCCATTGTAGCTTCATGTTGCATTTGATTCAATGACAAACAATTAGAAGCTTAGTTCACACGGTGTCAGtcaatcaatatttttttaattccttGTGGAACAAGTTTTAACTTTACGTATTAATGCTACAATGGGGAAGAAAAATGTGGACAATAAAAGGAAAGTTCCAATTAAAGATGAGCCGGCATGGATAAATATACATGATTAGACTTTAGTATAATAAGATTTTGACAATATGATGCTATGCACTGATGCTACACCTGCAGTACATAGCCGGTCCAAAGTTCGGATAAACGAGGAGGATTGTGTTAAGTTTTCGACAGCCAACATAAAAATTTAGTCGAATCTTCATGACATGGattaaagacattattgcgctaaaccTAGGTCGTTGCCCGAAAGCAACGCGCTGTATGACCCACGTACAATGTCAAATGAGCAAGAGCTACTGCATCGGTGCTCGGATGTAATGTTAAATGAGCAAGAGTTCCCACGTTTTTGTGAACGggcgagggtaaataagctagttcacaaaggaaaaAGTAAAGGTCagagcgacagaaggttgagattttggacatggaacataggcactctaacaggaaaattCATGAAGGTGATGGATACCATGACAAAGAGGAAGATTAACATCATGTGCCTATAAGAAACAAAATGGATCAGTGCAAAGACTAGGGACTTGGATACCTCCggattcaaactttggtatacaggaaaaaTGAATAATAGGAATGAGGTAGATATTATCGTGGATAAGCAATGAAAGAAGGACATAGTGaatgtcaagagggtgggtgatcagatcatctctatcaaacttgtggtgaaTGGGAGTACTTTTTAtatgattagcgcctatgcaccgcaagtgcgTTTGGACgagcaacacaagataaggttttgggaggatctagaaaGTTTGATCCAAGAAATACCTTCGagagataaaatttttttaggaGATTTAAATGGTCATGTTGGAAGAGAAGTGACTGTGACTGGATATGGAAATATTCACGGAAGCCATGGTTTTGAGGTGGTCAATACGGAGAATAAAACTATTTtagacttttcctcaacctttgaccttctcatcacaaatacatgttttaaaaagagagacggaCATCTTATAACTTATAGGAggggcatgacaagctctcaattCGACTTCTTTTTGTGGAGGAGAATTGACCggaattttgcattaattgtaaaattattcttggagagagtttaacaacacaacataggatgctcgtcatgaattttcgcgttgagcaaaagttgaagaaaagacgACCTACGAAGAATCCAaagacgaggtggtggcggatgaaagatGAGGaataaagaagcttcctaagacggatAGGAAAAGAGGCAAAATGAGAAAAGGATAGAAGCgcagagatgtggagggagatgacagaagttattagaagaacagtaaaaacaAGTTTTGGTGAATTTAGAgagataggaccaagagacaaggaatCCTGGTGGTGGAATACGAGTGTATAAGAAAAGATCAGGCAAAAAAGGTGTGCTTTAAATAGTTGACTTTGTGCCGTAATATagataattggaaaaaatataaggaGGCTA
Coding sequences:
- the LOC112737717 gene encoding homeobox-DDT domain protein RLT2 isoform X4, whose protein sequence is MEGGGSEEEKRKEKPAEVENKIKRRMKTAFQLEVLEKTYVGEAYPSEAVRAELSAKLGLSDRQLQMWFCHRRLKDRKSAPTAKKPRNDHPPVAPDSVPEGEGLEQMAVADAMHDCGLASGLKPFGYSDPRRVVPNPSISFTGRGAGLPTMENNSYYEPHQAIEVLRAITFVERQLGQPLREDGPILGMEFDSLPPGAFGAPIEEVTLGQHRHSGSPFEAKIYDQRNKGIPRTLHEYQFIPEQLTVRNETFDRVAPTIHYSSPDGISHSRTLLPSQKSLLGGNESTPYGYGVQDQMPALNHLSQHVRQNHVLPSASGQIEGIPRKNTFVDVTVVTHSGVHPITLTDTALVPSDNTVIHEEEPSRLQRKRMNEEARIRRELEAHEKRVRKEIEKQDILRRKREEQIKKEMERNNRERRKEEERLLRERQREEERYQREQRRDLERREKLLQKESIRAEKLKQKEELRREKEAARIKAAYERALARRMTRESMGLIEDERLELMELATLKKRLPSILALDYETMQNLELYRDGQTPFPPESVQLKKPFSIQPWSDSEEKTGNLLMVWRFLNTFADVLGIWSFTLDELIQAFHDYDPRLLGEIHIALLRSIMKDIEDVARTPSTGLGGNQNNVANYGGGHPQVAEGFALSAGFGPKLQRHSESVHPCDNNEGHDCKDIISHLRSGAAVKNAVAIMQEKGLSKPSRSRHRLTPGTVKFAAFHVLSVEGSNGLNILEVAEKIQKSGLRDLTTSKTPEASISAALSRDTKLFERIAPLTYCVRPAYRKDLSDAEAIFSAARERIRIFKSGYMDAGEAEEGGREDDSESDVAEDIETDDLGAETNIKNGGFSSVEFNSETVMRIRKDTGKVSQTLGCYDHEKLDEDILSIVSEGIDMHKGISASCDIAVCSNDVSNPNLEGMDIDESIPDESWVQGLMEGEYSDLSVEERLNALVALVNVAIEGNLIRVTLEDRLEAANALKKQMWAEAQLGKRRIKEDYFVKMHPVSNFSNRSESNSAFPSLEDKQKPFLSVDNKNDEALLTPLGRCNQINELLENPNHIESSSLEVSHQLHQSSANQDNYSLQQFGFAPEKSRSNIKSYIGYLAEQTYMYRTLPLGLDRRHNRYWQFIASASPNDPGCGRIFVELHDGCWKLIDSEKGFDSLLGSLDVRGIRESHLHMMLQSIEMAFKESIRRNVHNGDARMENGDTVKRLKTEAFEVDTNNYCSDIHHPTSVCIDNSDASEVSTSFAVQLGRNEAENRDALLRYQDFEKWMLNECLNSSILCALKFGKRRRSKLLTVCDSCHDVYFFDRIKCPSCNRTLNAHGKAKIDTDYFHVSSYLPLRMRLLKVLLSIVEVSVPEEAFHGIWTNSYRKSWCTKLDACSSTEDLLEILTVLESAIKREYLDSNYETTSELLGSRSSSGCPPTNDFVGAERILPWVPCTTAAVALRLMELDACTSYTFQQKMESEKDKRIGIVMKLPTKYASAKSSCRDSAIEERGQTSQQGQRSRQGQSMHKVKHTVENMVGLGAGLASYSRGQRSRQGRSHSCASGRSQGRVLSSRHDSRKRSTTSSSMRIGNLLGWKGRSCRHAEQNVRARRSVRSRQKPAVKVCVTGVEKDTPDDITGYTAGIFINEKMNGSEVEAAARSASSSEKLAYENDIYQSTVDAYEYLIDDNNDGYEGGFSGKSENFVEGSNHNVDDDENEDVDDNDDEDGQVDVEDYISHKSDTDAGENADQNMDPNGTDSTSSESSD